A DNA window from Niabella yanshanensis contains the following coding sequences:
- a CDS encoding TatD family hydrolase: MFIDTHAHIYSEQLLMDKDEFLERSLAANVTTILMPAIDKHTHEAMLAMEGPSPVKCISMMGLHPCSVKGDFEQELQLIEDHLRQRKFVAIGETGLDFYWDLNFKEQQYIAFKQQIEWAIQYDVPIVIHSRSSTRECIDLVTQYKGKGLKGVFHCFGGSREEAEQIMNLGFYLGIGGVLTFKKSGLDEVMRQVGLDRVVLETDAPYLAPVPYRGKRNEPAYIPLIAQRLSEVMGVTMDEIAEVTTNNAKKLFNL; this comes from the coding sequence ATGTTTATTGATACGCATGCTCACATCTACTCTGAGCAACTTTTGATGGATAAAGATGAATTTTTAGAAAGATCCCTCGCTGCTAACGTAACCACCATTTTAATGCCGGCCATTGATAAACATACGCATGAAGCTATGCTGGCTATGGAAGGCCCGTCGCCTGTGAAATGCATCAGTATGATGGGATTACACCCTTGTTCGGTAAAAGGTGACTTTGAACAGGAGCTTCAATTGATTGAAGATCATTTAAGGCAGCGGAAATTTGTCGCCATAGGAGAAACCGGCCTCGATTTTTATTGGGATCTGAACTTTAAAGAACAGCAATATATAGCCTTCAAACAGCAGATAGAGTGGGCGATACAATATGATGTTCCCATTGTTATTCACAGCCGTAGTTCGACCCGGGAATGTATCGACCTGGTAACACAATATAAAGGCAAGGGGTTGAAAGGAGTTTTCCATTGTTTTGGGGGAAGCCGCGAAGAAGCAGAACAAATCATGAACCTCGGTTTCTACCTGGGTATTGGTGGCGTGCTCACTTTTAAAAAATCGGGTTTAGATGAGGTGATGCGGCAGGTGGGGCTGGATAGGGTAGTATTGGAAACAGATGCGCCCTACCTGGCGCCGGTGCCTTACAGGGGAAAAAGAAATGAACCCGCTTATATTCCGCTGATCGCACAAAGACTATCGGAAGTAATGGGAGTGACAATGGATGAGATTGCTGAGGTTACCACAAATAA
- a CDS encoding polysaccharide deacetylase family protein — protein sequence MYFVKTPFWLKKIFRSYTWDVKTANKELYLTFDDGPHPVATPFVLRQLAAFNAKGSFFCLGKNVLEYPAIYQDIIGRGHTVGNHTHNHLNGWKTSHDVYVDNVDQASAHIVSGFFRPPYGRIGNKAGKSLKKKGFEIVMWDVLSGDFDRELSPENCQKNVIEKAGNGSIIVFHDSEKAFPNLKYVLPNVLEHFSAAGFVFKGLSNN from the coding sequence ATGTATTTTGTCAAAACACCTTTTTGGTTAAAGAAAATATTTCGATCCTACACCTGGGATGTAAAAACAGCTAATAAGGAGTTATACCTGACCTTCGATGATGGTCCGCATCCGGTAGCTACGCCCTTCGTTTTACGGCAATTGGCCGCTTTTAATGCCAAAGGCAGTTTTTTTTGTTTGGGGAAAAATGTATTGGAGTACCCGGCTATTTACCAGGATATTATAGGCAGGGGCCATACTGTGGGTAATCATACACATAACCATTTAAACGGATGGAAAACATCTCATGATGTTTATGTAGATAATGTTGACCAGGCATCGGCCCATATTGTCTCGGGTTTTTTCAGACCCCCTTATGGCCGTATCGGCAATAAAGCAGGCAAGTCGCTCAAAAAGAAAGGTTTTGAAATTGTAATGTGGGATGTATTAAGCGGGGACTTTGATAGAGAACTAAGCCCGGAAAATTGTCAAAAAAATGTAATAGAAAAGGCGGGGAACGGGTCGATTATTGTATTTCACGACAGTGAAAAGGCTTTTCCCAACTTGAAATATGTACTCCCCAACGTATTGGAGCATTTTTCGGCTGCCGGCTTTGTATTTAAAGGTCTTTCAAACAATTAA
- a CDS encoding PstS family phosphate ABC transporter substrate-binding protein yields the protein MVYLASCKSEKSRIEEQPDAPGKGTITISADESFKPIVDELVKVYESNNYGTKINVQYKPEADCIKDLWNDSIRMIISTIALTNGESRKLSDSLKVSVDQLPVARDAIAVIRHPGAKETEFDMNDIKAILAGTYSQSLIPVFDGVKATSSVRFIVDSVMKGAKLTNRAVAAQTSDSVINYVAKNPDAIGFVGVSWIGNPNDDQQSSFLKKVKICRLKSTDSTGNYILPVQANLYGRLYPMTRDLTYIVKEKYRGLGTGFAQLMATEIGQLIFKRAYLMPGRRYYVIRPIQLNEDSI from the coding sequence ATGGTTTACCTGGCTTCCTGCAAATCTGAAAAAAGCAGGATAGAGGAACAGCCTGACGCGCCGGGGAAAGGTACCATCACCATTAGTGCCGATGAATCGTTTAAACCCATTGTGGATGAGTTGGTAAAAGTGTACGAGTCGAACAATTATGGCACAAAAATAAACGTGCAGTATAAGCCGGAGGCGGATTGCATAAAGGATCTCTGGAACGATAGCATAAGGATGATCATATCTACTATAGCGCTTACCAATGGAGAGAGCCGGAAGCTTTCGGACTCTTTAAAAGTGAGTGTGGATCAGTTGCCTGTGGCCAGAGACGCTATTGCGGTTATCAGGCACCCCGGAGCCAAAGAAACGGAGTTTGACATGAATGATATCAAGGCCATTCTGGCCGGAACTTATAGTCAGTCGCTGATCCCTGTATTTGACGGCGTAAAAGCAACCAGTAGTGTAAGATTTATCGTCGATTCTGTAATGAAAGGGGCGAAACTCACCAACAGGGCGGTTGCTGCCCAAACCAGTGATTCGGTAATCAATTACGTGGCTAAAAACCCTGATGCTATAGGCTTTGTCGGTGTAAGCTGGATCGGGAACCCTAATGACGATCAGCAATCGAGCTTTTTAAAAAAAGTTAAAATTTGTCGTTTAAAAAGCACAGATAGCACAGGAAATTATATATTGCCGGTACAGGCCAACCTGTATGGGCGGTTATATCCCATGACAAGAGATCTCACGTATATAGTAAAAGAAAAATACAGGGGATTGGGCACAGGTTTTGCGCAACTGATGGCCACGGAGATTGGGCAGCTTATTTTTAAAAGGGCTTATTTAATGCCTGGAAGAAGATATTATGTGATACGTCCGATACAATTAAATGAAGATTCTATATAA
- a CDS encoding tetratricopeptide repeat protein, with amino-acid sequence MMKKTIHLLALGVLLNAGVYAQSVEDGVKAYYNGNYASAVNILEKHGDKQEAAYWLAESYFSQGKTALAKAAVDKAIAAKPGDPFTLVAKGHYLLLENKAAEASQSFEAAIAAAGKKDEDKAMILNAVGNAVTKVYNNIDKVGDIKYAVTKLEEAKNLVMGMKEKNRPAQLLADINTNLADATLKANPGDGSKAFVLYQDAMNADPTFAKAEFRKAMIFKSQKNTELYLQTLEKASAANPANVAVLEELYNYYSFTAQDAVKAKPYGDKIVALLPPGPNVEYFKAAGSYFAKDYTGAITIGKDIIAKAGEQADPRTYKLIAYSLIANKDTAAAIPFVEDYFKNQAKDQISSFDYALKATALSNTPGKEAEVIKTYMEAAAADTTVAGKVEILEEGAKNFAKSGKGVLAGDLYAKILEIKPADKLTINDYFNAGYTGYYKSGQYDKAWKVFDAARTKFPNWNYGYMLAAGSSKVFDSTNAQNIMVPDAEKYIAYLQSPNDTSAATAKRGEIFKTALSLAIFYINDKKDSENGLKYLHVAHDNADDPSAKAQVAEYIKGLGGTPGAPAAGGTTPAAAPATDSTKAPAGGPKK; translated from the coding sequence ATGATGAAGAAAACAATCCATCTGCTCGCACTAGGAGTTTTACTGAATGCCGGGGTGTATGCACAGTCCGTAGAGGATGGTGTTAAAGCTTACTATAACGGCAACTATGCTTCTGCAGTAAACATACTGGAAAAGCATGGCGACAAGCAGGAAGCAGCCTACTGGTTAGCAGAGTCTTATTTTTCTCAGGGAAAGACAGCTTTAGCTAAAGCTGCGGTTGACAAGGCCATTGCAGCCAAACCCGGCGATCCGTTTACTTTGGTAGCTAAGGGACATTATTTATTATTAGAAAATAAAGCAGCCGAGGCTAGCCAGAGTTTCGAAGCAGCAATTGCTGCTGCCGGTAAGAAAGACGAGGATAAGGCGATGATTTTAAATGCAGTAGGTAATGCAGTAACCAAAGTCTACAATAATATTGATAAGGTAGGTGATATTAAATATGCCGTTACCAAATTAGAAGAGGCTAAAAACCTTGTTATGGGTATGAAGGAAAAAAACCGTCCTGCCCAGTTACTGGCGGATATTAATACCAACCTGGCAGATGCTACTTTAAAGGCGAACCCGGGTGATGGTAGCAAGGCATTTGTGTTATATCAGGATGCAATGAACGCTGATCCTACTTTTGCTAAGGCAGAATTCAGAAAAGCTATGATTTTCAAGTCGCAAAAAAACACGGAGCTTTATTTACAAACTTTAGAGAAAGCTTCAGCGGCCAACCCGGCAAACGTTGCTGTACTCGAAGAGTTGTATAACTATTATAGTTTCACCGCACAGGATGCTGTTAAGGCAAAGCCTTACGGCGACAAAATCGTAGCTTTATTACCTCCAGGCCCGAATGTTGAATATTTCAAGGCGGCGGGCTCTTACTTTGCAAAAGATTATACCGGTGCGATCACCATAGGTAAAGATATTATTGCCAAGGCTGGTGAGCAGGCAGATCCAAGAACTTATAAACTGATTGCCTATAGCCTTATAGCGAATAAAGATACAGCCGCAGCAATACCTTTTGTAGAAGATTACTTTAAAAATCAGGCAAAAGATCAAATTAGCTCATTTGACTACGCGTTGAAGGCCACAGCGCTCTCTAATACTCCCGGTAAAGAAGCGGAGGTTATCAAAACCTACATGGAGGCAGCAGCAGCAGACACTACTGTAGCAGGCAAAGTTGAAATACTGGAAGAAGGAGCTAAGAACTTTGCAAAATCAGGGAAAGGTGTTCTGGCCGGCGATTTATATGCTAAGATCCTGGAAATTAAACCAGCGGACAAGTTAACGATCAACGATTACTTCAATGCAGGTTACACAGGTTATTACAAATCTGGCCAGTACGACAAAGCATGGAAGGTTTTTGATGCAGCAAGAACAAAATTCCCTAACTGGAATTATGGTTATATGTTAGCCGCAGGTAGCAGTAAGGTATTTGACTCTACCAACGCTCAAAATATAATGGTACCAGATGCTGAAAAATACATTGCTTACCTGCAATCTCCCAATGATACTTCTGCAGCAACTGCAAAACGAGGAGAGATCTTCAAAACAGCGCTTTCATTGGCTATTTTCTACATCAATGATAAAAAAGACAGCGAGAATGGCTTGAAATATTTACATGTAGCTCATGACAATGCTGATGACCCAAGTGCAAAAGCACAGGTTGCTGAATATATCAAAGGCTTAGGTGGCACACCTGGTGCTCCGGCAGCGGGAGGAACAACTCCGGCAGCAGCACCTGCAACTGACTCTACAAAGGCTCCGGCTGGCGGTCCTAAAAAATAA
- a CDS encoding NADH-quinone oxidoreductase subunit A has protein sequence MVYLLKTVVTDNTAQSFLPIGLQLVFAAGLIIALVILTHFLGPKRKTKDKLENFASGIESHGDARQPMAIKYFLTAILFVLFDVEVIFFYPYAVNFKDLGWSGFYAVLMFVAFFLCGFTYIIKKGALKWED, from the coding sequence ATGGTTTATTTACTAAAAACCGTTGTTACTGATAATACAGCACAGTCTTTTTTACCGATTGGATTGCAGCTTGTTTTTGCCGCGGGTCTTATTATTGCACTGGTTATTCTGACTCATTTTTTAGGCCCCAAACGCAAAACAAAAGACAAACTCGAAAACTTCGCAAGTGGTATCGAATCGCATGGAGACGCGCGCCAACCCATGGCCATCAAGTACTTTTTAACGGCTATTCTGTTCGTTTTATTTGATGTGGAGGTTATATTCTTCTATCCTTATGCGGTTAATTTTAAGGATCTTGGCTGGAGCGGCTTTTACGCTGTATTGATGTTTGTAGCATTCTTTTTATGTGGTTTCACCTACATTATTAAGAAGGGCGCACTAAAATGGGAAGACTAG
- a CDS encoding NADH-quinone oxidoreductase subunit B: protein MRPVSYNIKQKPLEADISMADMPAGHEGQGFFATTLDSVIGLARKNSIWPLPFATSCCGIEFMATMGATYDLARFGSERVGFSPRQCDLLMVMGTIAKKMGPVVKQVYLQMAEPRWVIAVGACASSGGIFDTYSVLQGIDQVVPVDVYVPGCPPRPEAILDGVMRIQDLIGKESLRRRNGEQYKALLESYGIQ from the coding sequence ATGAGACCAGTTTCTTACAATATAAAACAAAAACCTCTTGAAGCCGATATCAGCATGGCTGACATGCCAGCCGGCCATGAGGGTCAGGGATTTTTTGCTACTACACTTGACAGCGTTATAGGGCTTGCCAGGAAGAACTCCATCTGGCCCCTCCCCTTTGCAACGTCCTGTTGTGGTATCGAGTTTATGGCTACTATGGGCGCTACCTACGATTTAGCCCGTTTTGGTAGCGAACGTGTTGGATTTTCTCCGCGTCAGTGCGACCTTTTAATGGTTATGGGAACGATTGCGAAGAAAATGGGACCCGTTGTAAAGCAGGTTTACCTGCAAATGGCAGAACCCCGCTGGGTAATTGCCGTAGGCGCCTGTGCCAGCAGCGGTGGTATTTTTGATACTTACAGTGTTTTACAGGGAATTGACCAGGTAGTACCGGTAGACGTGTATGTGCCCGGTTGTCCGCCACGCCCTGAGGCAATACTGGATGGTGTCATGCGCATACAGGACCTGATTGGCAAAGAAAGCCTGCGCAGAAGAAACGGAGAGCAATATAAAGCCCTGCTTGAAAGTTACGGAATACAATAG
- a CDS encoding NADH-quinone oxidoreductase subunit C: MAITNEIIQQKLTDKFGDQVSDFEVTFDTLSFNANKEINLKVLNFLQEDGLNFNFLTDLCGVHYPDRQGEELAVVYHLHNIKENIRVRFKVFTDITKPDVYTATGVFAAANWMERETFDFYGINFIGHPNLIRILNVDEMDYFPMRKEYPLEDQSRTDKDDEMFGRGGMLGFGTEKTVHGTIAEDEK, translated from the coding sequence ATGGCAATCACTAACGAAATTATACAACAAAAGCTTACTGATAAATTCGGAGACCAGGTATCTGACTTCGAAGTTACTTTCGATACCCTGAGCTTTAATGCCAACAAAGAGATCAATCTGAAGGTGCTGAATTTTTTACAGGAAGACGGGCTGAATTTCAATTTCTTAACTGATTTATGCGGGGTACATTACCCGGACAGACAAGGTGAAGAACTGGCTGTAGTATACCATTTGCATAATATCAAAGAGAACATAAGAGTTCGGTTCAAAGTTTTTACCGACATTACAAAGCCGGATGTATATACCGCCACCGGCGTTTTTGCCGCGGCCAACTGGATGGAGCGGGAAACCTTTGATTTCTACGGTATCAACTTCATTGGCCATCCCAACCTGATCCGGATATTAAACGTTGACGAAATGGATTATTTCCCTATGCGGAAAGAATATCCATTGGAAGACCAAAGCCGTACCGATAAAGATGATGAAATGTTTGGAAGGGGTGGCATGTTAGGTTTTGGAACCGAGAAGACTGTACACGGCACAATAGCTGAAGATGAAAAGTGA
- a CDS encoding NADH-quinone oxidoreductase subunit D, whose product MSDIHQNINLPAGSIEKQTTTLNLGPTHPATHGVFQNIIELDGEKIVKADATVGYIHRAFEKIAERRPLYQITPLTDRLNYCSAPLNNMGWHLTCETLLGVKTPKRVDYLRIIVMELARIADHLICSSIMGVDAGAYTGFLYVMQYRELIYEIYEEICGSRLTTNMGRIGGFERDFNDTAFQKIEKFLREYPAVLKEFENLFTRNRIFMERTMGVGAISAERALNYGFTGPNLRAAGVDYDVRVTAPYSSYEEFDFDIPVGSTGDCYDRFQVRNGEMWQSLRIIEQAMQKLNNLKGEEATAYHADVPEYYLPKKKDVYTKMEALIWHFKIIMGEIDMPKGELYHSIEAGNGELGYYFISDGGRSPYRLHFRRPCFIYYQAFEELVKDGMLSDAILVMSSLNLIAGEMDA is encoded by the coding sequence ATGTCAGATATACATCAAAATATAAATCTCCCTGCCGGTAGTATTGAAAAACAAACTACCACGCTCAACCTGGGGCCTACGCACCCGGCTACACACGGAGTATTTCAAAATATTATTGAACTGGATGGGGAGAAGATCGTAAAGGCCGATGCGACGGTTGGCTATATTCACCGGGCTTTCGAAAAAATTGCAGAACGCAGGCCTTTATACCAGATCACGCCTTTAACAGACAGGTTGAACTATTGCTCTGCCCCGCTGAACAATATGGGCTGGCATTTAACCTGCGAAACGCTGTTGGGTGTAAAAACGCCGAAGCGGGTAGATTATTTGCGCATTATTGTAATGGAACTGGCACGTATCGCTGATCATTTGATCTGCAGCTCTATTATGGGTGTGGATGCGGGCGCCTACACAGGCTTCCTTTATGTAATGCAGTATCGCGAATTGATCTATGAGATCTATGAAGAGATCTGCGGATCAAGATTGACGACCAATATGGGTCGTATCGGCGGTTTTGAAAGAGACTTCAATGATACCGCTTTCCAAAAAATTGAAAAGTTCCTGAGAGAATATCCTGCGGTTTTAAAAGAGTTTGAAAACCTTTTTACCCGCAACCGTATTTTCATGGAACGTACTATGGGCGTTGGCGCTATTTCAGCTGAAAGAGCTTTAAATTATGGTTTCACAGGGCCTAACCTGAGGGCAGCAGGCGTAGACTATGATGTACGAGTAACGGCTCCTTACAGCAGTTATGAAGAATTTGACTTCGACATCCCGGTTGGTTCTACAGGCGATTGCTATGACCGTTTCCAGGTACGCAATGGTGAAATGTGGCAAAGCCTGCGCATTATAGAACAGGCCATGCAAAAGCTGAACAACCTAAAAGGTGAAGAAGCGACCGCTTATCATGCGGATGTTCCTGAATACTACCTTCCGAAAAAGAAGGATGTGTATACTAAAATGGAAGCCCTGATCTGGCATTTTAAAATTATTATGGGTGAGATCGATATGCCCAAAGGCGAGCTGTATCATTCTATTGAAGCAGGTAATGGTGAGCTGGGATATTATTTTATCAGTGACGGCGGCAGAAGCCCTTACCGGCTGCATTTCAGACGTCCCTGCTTTATTTACTACCAGGCTTTCGAAGAGCTGGTAAAGGATGGCATGTTGAGTGACGCCATCCTGGTAATGTCTTCATTGAACCTGATTGCAGGGGAAATGGACGCTTAA
- a CDS encoding NADH-quinone oxidoreductase subunit NuoE family protein, producing the protein MVQFSQENLLKVDKIIARYPEGRQKSALIPLLHLAQEQYGWLSVETMDYVASLLSIDPIEVYEVASFYSMYNLKPIGKYMFEVCQTGPCMINGSDDIIEYIGEKLNIKPGETTADGLFTLKTVECLGACGYAPMMQMGKFYKEHLTKEKVDAIIEECRAKAN; encoded by the coding sequence ATGGTTCAATTCTCTCAGGAAAACTTATTAAAAGTTGACAAAATAATAGCCCGGTATCCGGAAGGCCGACAAAAAAGCGCCCTGATACCTTTATTGCACCTGGCACAGGAGCAATACGGCTGGTTAAGTGTTGAAACCATGGACTATGTGGCGTCGCTGTTAAGTATTGACCCAATTGAGGTTTACGAAGTGGCTTCTTTTTATAGCATGTATAATTTGAAACCTATAGGTAAGTACATGTTTGAAGTATGCCAAACCGGTCCCTGTATGATCAATGGCAGTGATGATATCATTGAATACATCGGCGAAAAGCTGAACATCAAACCAGGAGAGACTACGGCTGACGGACTTTTTACTCTAAAAACAGTGGAATGCCTTGGGGCCTGTGGTTATGCGCCGATGATGCAAATGGGTAAGTTTTACAAAGAGCATCTTACCAAAGAAAAAGTGGACGCGATTATTGAAGAGTGCAGGGCTAAAGCAAATTAA
- the nuoF gene encoding NADH-quinone oxidoreductase subunit NuoF: MGRKLLLEKAHVEGIRYFDTYRREGGYRSVEKALKTMGPDDVTEEVKKSGLRGRGGAGFPTGMKWSFLAKPEGVPRHLVVNADESEPGTFKDRYLMEFIPHLLIEGVIVASYALGSNTSYIYIRGEYAWIVDILEQAIQEAHNNGFLGKNILGSGFDCDIHVQRGAGAYICGEETALIESLEGKRGNPRIKPPFPAVKGAWDRPTVVNNVESIAAVVPIINEGGEEYAKIGVGKSTGTKLISACGNINKPGVYEIDMTISVEEFIYSDEWCGGIAKGKRLKACIPGGSSVPILPANLLLKTAKGEQRMMNYESLADGGFQTGTMMGSGGFIVFDEDQCVVKHTYTLARFYRHESCGQCSPCREGTGWMEKLLLRLDKGQGKMSDIDLLWDIQSRIEGNTICPLGDAAAWPVAAAIRHFRDEFEWHITNAAEAQVRNFGLAHYADVREVVPA; this comes from the coding sequence ATGGGTAGAAAACTATTACTAGAAAAAGCACATGTAGAGGGTATCCGGTATTTCGATACTTATCGTCGTGAAGGTGGTTACCGTAGCGTTGAAAAGGCATTGAAAACAATGGGCCCCGATGATGTTACAGAAGAGGTAAAAAAATCAGGACTTCGTGGTCGCGGTGGTGCCGGTTTCCCCACCGGTATGAAGTGGAGTTTCCTGGCTAAACCGGAAGGTGTCCCCCGTCACCTGGTGGTAAATGCCGATGAGAGTGAGCCAGGTACTTTTAAAGACCGCTACCTGATGGAATTTATTCCGCACCTGCTGATAGAAGGTGTTATTGTAGCCTCTTATGCTTTGGGCTCTAATACTTCTTATATATATATCCGTGGTGAATATGCCTGGATCGTTGATATACTCGAACAAGCCATACAGGAAGCACATAACAATGGTTTCCTGGGTAAAAATATATTAGGGAGCGGCTTTGATTGCGATATCCATGTACAACGTGGCGCCGGCGCTTATATCTGTGGAGAAGAAACGGCCCTGATCGAATCGCTGGAAGGTAAAAGAGGTAACCCTCGTATCAAGCCGCCCTTCCCTGCTGTAAAAGGTGCATGGGACAGGCCGACAGTGGTAAACAATGTAGAGAGCATTGCCGCTGTAGTGCCTATCATTAATGAGGGTGGTGAAGAGTACGCAAAAATTGGTGTAGGAAAATCTACGGGTACCAAATTAATATCTGCCTGTGGCAATATCAATAAGCCTGGTGTTTATGAAATTGATATGACCATTTCGGTGGAAGAGTTTATTTACAGTGATGAATGGTGTGGTGGTATCGCCAAAGGTAAAAGGCTTAAAGCCTGTATTCCGGGTGGTTCATCGGTTCCTATTCTGCCGGCCAATCTCTTATTGAAGACTGCCAAGGGAGAACAAAGGATGATGAATTATGAAAGCCTTGCTGATGGCGGTTTTCAGACGGGTACTATGATGGGTAGTGGTGGCTTTATTGTTTTTGATGAAGACCAGTGCGTGGTAAAGCATACCTACACCCTGGCTCGTTTCTATCGCCATGAAAGCTGTGGTCAGTGCTCACCTTGCAGAGAGGGCACCGGATGGATGGAGAAGCTTTTATTGAGGCTGGATAAAGGTCAGGGAAAAATGAGCGATATCGATTTACTGTGGGACATTCAAAGTAGAATAGAAGGTAATACCATTTGTCCTTTAGGTGATGCAGCAGCGTGGCCGGTAGCAGCAGCCATACGCCACTTCCGCGATGAGTTTGAGTGGCATATTACCAATGCGGCTGAAGCACAGGTAAGAAATTTTGGATTGGCGCATTATGCAGATGTCAGAGAAGTGGTACCGGCCTAA
- a CDS encoding GxxExxY protein, whose product MIVDLCFKVHKQYGPGLFESVYEEIFCYEWAKNGISFKRQHGVPLVHETIRMEVGFRADVIIDDKVIVELKSVEKLCDIHYKQVLTYLKLTHIKLGLLVNFNESLIKNGIHRIVNNL is encoded by the coding sequence TTGATTGTAGATTTGTGTTTTAAAGTTCATAAACAGTACGGACCGGGACTTTTTGAAAGTGTGTATGAAGAGATTTTCTGCTACGAGTGGGCAAAAAATGGAATTTCTTTTAAAAGACAGCATGGAGTTCCATTAGTGCATGAAACGATAAGGATGGAAGTGGGGTTCAGGGCAGATGTAATTATAGACGATAAAGTAATTGTAGAATTGAAATCAGTTGAAAAACTGTGTGATATTCATTATAAACAAGTACTGACATATCTTAAGTTGACCCATATTAAATTGGGATTGTTAGTCAATTTTAATGAGTCACTTATAAAAAATGGTATTCATAGGATAGTTAATAACTTATAA
- a CDS encoding 2Fe-2S iron-sulfur cluster-binding protein — MAEEIKKEAPPKMKVTIDNISVEVDPGTTILQAARLIGGDVTPPAMCFYTPLKGSGGKCRTCLVEVSKGSEKDPRPMPKLVASCRTGVMDGMEVKSVTSPRVLDARAGVVEFLLLNHPLDCPICDQAGECHLQDLSYEHGKEGTRYEFKRRTFKKHNLGQYIQLHMTRCILCYRCVFTADQVTNKRSHGVLDRGDHAEIATYIEKSLDNDFIGNVIDVCPVGALTDKTFRFKNRVWFTKPEDAHRDCDKCCGKVTLWKRGDEVLRVTARKDQWGEIMNTEEGKTGWICNECRFEKKDVKDWVIEGPTKVARHSVIGANHYEVLDKPEETVAKVMGGRQPKLLLDIHNISDVNDPSVDLSKIKGPATGAVFNKTKLIQEKENNN, encoded by the coding sequence ATGGCAGAAGAAATAAAAAAGGAAGCACCTCCTAAAATGAAAGTAACAATAGATAATATATCTGTTGAGGTGGATCCTGGTACAACCATATTACAGGCGGCACGTTTGATAGGCGGTGATGTAACACCTCCTGCCATGTGCTTTTATACTCCTTTGAAAGGCAGTGGTGGTAAATGCCGCACCTGCCTGGTAGAAGTAAGCAAAGGCTCTGAAAAAGATCCGCGCCCCATGCCGAAGCTGGTAGCCAGCTGCCGTACCGGTGTGATGGATGGCATGGAAGTGAAGAGCGTAACCAGCCCGCGTGTACTAGATGCCCGTGCCGGTGTGGTAGAATTTTTATTACTCAACCATCCATTAGATTGCCCTATTTGCGACCAGGCCGGCGAATGCCATTTGCAGGACCTGAGCTACGAGCATGGTAAGGAAGGCACCCGCTACGAGTTTAAAAGAAGAACTTTTAAAAAGCACAACCTCGGTCAATACATTCAGTTACACATGACGCGTTGCATTTTGTGCTACCGTTGTGTATTTACTGCCGACCAGGTAACGAATAAACGTTCCCATGGTGTTTTAGACCGTGGTGACCATGCAGAGATCGCTACTTATATTGAAAAGTCGCTGGACAATGATTTTATTGGTAACGTAATTGATGTTTGTCCGGTAGGTGCATTAACAGATAAAACCTTCCGCTTTAAAAATCGTGTTTGGTTCACCAAGCCGGAAGATGCACACCGCGACTGTGACAAATGTTGTGGCAAAGTAACCTTATGGAAACGAGGAGATGAAGTATTACGCGTAACGGCCCGCAAAGATCAATGGGGTGAAATCATGAATACGGAGGAAGGCAAAACCGGCTGGATCTGTAACGAGTGCCGTTTTGAAAAGAAAGACGTGAAAGATTGGGTAATTGAAGGTCCTACTAAAGTGGCTCGTCATTCCGTTATCGGCGCCAATCACTATGAAGTGCTGGATAAACCGGAAGAAACGGTTGCCAAAGTGATGGGAGGCCGGCAGCCTAAGCTGTTACTGGATATTCACAATATCAGTGATGTAAATGATCCGTCGGTAGACCTGAGCAAAATAAAAGGACCCGCTACCGGCGCGGTTTTCAATAAAACGAAATTAATACAGGAAAAAGAGAACAATAATTAA